A genomic region of Streptosporangium lutulentum contains the following coding sequences:
- a CDS encoding phytanoyl-CoA dioxygenase family protein, with translation MTNTDLKARYERDGYLVLEHAFDPGEVDRLVEEAVRICRGELGDIHGALSAGSADTDDDVLRRFLCIHYPHKLSGLMLATMRHSAIISALTSLIGPNIKAMQSMLFIKSEGEPGQAWHQDEMFIPTRDRSLAAAWLALDDATIENGCLWVLPGSHRSGVLYPNREHDDPRYDCTVESYGFPFDDSDAVPVEITAGSVLVFNGYLLHKSMPNTGGHGYRRALVNHYMSAESLLPWDAPPEGTNMAQADYRDIVLVAGTDPYEYKGLQEVRRPRVRPNRDGGCDR, from the coding sequence GTGACGAACACTGATCTGAAGGCCCGGTACGAGCGCGACGGCTATCTTGTCCTTGAGCACGCCTTTGACCCCGGCGAGGTCGATAGGCTGGTCGAAGAGGCCGTTCGCATCTGCCGCGGCGAACTCGGCGACATCCATGGCGCTCTCTCCGCCGGATCCGCCGACACCGACGACGACGTGCTGCGCAGGTTCCTGTGCATCCACTACCCGCACAAGCTCTCCGGCTTGATGCTCGCCACGATGCGCCATTCGGCGATCATTTCGGCTCTCACCTCGCTGATCGGCCCGAACATCAAGGCGATGCAGTCGATGCTGTTCATCAAGTCCGAGGGAGAGCCGGGGCAGGCCTGGCACCAGGACGAGATGTTCATCCCGACCCGGGATCGCTCGCTCGCGGCGGCGTGGCTCGCGCTCGACGACGCCACCATCGAGAACGGCTGCCTCTGGGTGCTGCCGGGATCGCACCGGTCCGGCGTGCTCTACCCGAACCGCGAGCACGACGACCCGCGCTACGACTGCACGGTGGAGTCCTACGGCTTCCCGTTCGACGACTCCGACGCGGTGCCCGTCGAGATCACGGCCGGCTCGGTGCTCGTGTTCAACGGCTACCTGCTGCACAAGTCGATGCCCAACACCGGCGGGCACGGCTACCGGCGGGCGCTGGTCAACCACTACATGAGCGCGGAGTCGCTGCTGCCGTGGGATGCCCCGCCGGAGGGGACGAACATGGCGCAGGCGGACTACCGAGACATCGTCCTCGTTGCCGGCACCGACCCGTACGAGTACAAAGGTCTCCAGGAGGTGCGCCGACCACGGGTTCGCCCGAACCGGGACGGCGGCTGTGACAGATGA
- a CDS encoding ABC transporter substrate-binding protein produces the protein MIEFRKRTAIAAVAILLLTGCSTTTGGGGDPAQQKLTAAGTYPIESLDPHGAQGATTGTQLAAQAIFGRLVRPVADGKVAGDLAEKWEPGATAAEWTFHLRRGVTFSDGKPVTARDVVASFDRMMTLDGPNAANFPDYKMTAPADNEVTLTAPVPDASIPRKLGLFYVIPGSVKTDDTAFFEHPVGSGPFTVGRFAPSEVLALAPNKKYWGGVPGLDNLEIRNIPDLSARLTALRTGEVDVVWGIPDDQLSVLRDADNVTVKTVPSTAVFTMWFNSSIPALKTPQVRRALWQAVDFSTIIKNLYPETGALADAPVAPSVLGYVKQKPGGYDPQAAKAALQAADFDFDGKLRLQFSDAEFRPFVQAVASGLAEIGVKVDVLEKEKAVFTKDLLALNWDINFQQLATPTYDAASNLGRLYPCAAGRTGYCNTELDTLLAKAGASADEAERADLYGQASEIIWQDAVGMYPMTVNLAYAWNTRIDGFTPEPSGLPDFSGVRLVGAR, from the coding sequence ATGATCGAGTTCCGTAAGAGAACGGCGATCGCGGCCGTGGCCATTCTGCTGCTGACCGGCTGCTCCACGACCACCGGCGGTGGCGGCGACCCCGCCCAGCAGAAGCTGACGGCCGCGGGTACCTATCCGATCGAGAGCCTCGACCCGCATGGGGCTCAGGGCGCGACGACCGGAACGCAGCTTGCCGCACAGGCGATCTTCGGCCGGCTCGTGCGGCCGGTCGCCGACGGCAAGGTCGCCGGCGATCTCGCCGAGAAGTGGGAGCCCGGCGCCACCGCGGCGGAGTGGACGTTCCACCTTCGCCGCGGCGTCACGTTCTCCGACGGCAAGCCGGTGACCGCCCGCGATGTGGTCGCCTCGTTCGACCGGATGATGACGTTGGACGGCCCGAACGCCGCCAACTTCCCCGATTACAAGATGACCGCGCCGGCCGACAACGAGGTCACGCTGACCGCGCCGGTCCCGGACGCGTCGATCCCGCGCAAGCTCGGCCTGTTCTACGTCATCCCGGGCAGTGTCAAGACCGACGACACCGCGTTCTTCGAGCATCCGGTCGGCTCCGGCCCGTTCACCGTGGGCCGGTTCGCGCCGAGCGAGGTGCTGGCGCTGGCCCCGAACAAGAAGTACTGGGGCGGCGTACCGGGGCTCGACAACCTGGAGATCCGCAACATCCCAGACCTCTCGGCGCGGTTGACCGCACTGCGCACCGGAGAGGTGGACGTCGTCTGGGGTATCCCGGACGACCAGCTGTCCGTGCTGCGCGATGCGGACAACGTGACCGTCAAGACGGTGCCGAGCACCGCGGTGTTCACGATGTGGTTCAACTCCTCGATTCCCGCGCTGAAGACCCCGCAGGTGCGCCGCGCCCTGTGGCAGGCGGTCGACTTCTCCACGATCATCAAGAACCTGTATCCGGAGACCGGCGCTCTGGCCGATGCCCCGGTGGCGCCCTCGGTGCTCGGCTACGTGAAGCAGAAGCCGGGCGGCTACGATCCGCAGGCCGCGAAGGCCGCGTTGCAGGCCGCCGATTTCGACTTCGACGGCAAGCTGCGGCTGCAGTTCTCCGACGCCGAGTTCCGTCCGTTCGTCCAGGCGGTGGCGTCCGGGCTCGCCGAGATCGGCGTGAAGGTGGACGTACTGGAGAAGGAGAAGGCAGTCTTCACCAAGGACCTGCTCGCCCTCAACTGGGACATCAACTTCCAACAGCTCGCGACGCCGACCTACGACGCGGCGAGCAACCTCGGCCGGCTCTACCCGTGCGCGGCGGGCCGCACCGGGTACTGCAACACGGAGCTGGACACGCTGCTCGCCAAGGCGGGCGCGAGCGCCGACGAGGCCGAGCGCGCCGATCTCTACGGCCAGGCCAGCGAGATCATCTGGCAGGACGCGGTCGGTATGTACCCGATGACGGTGAACCTCGCCTACGCCTGGAACACGAGAATCGACGGGTTCACGCCGGAACCGAGCGGGCTGCCTGACTTCTCCGGTGTCCGGCTCGTCGGCGCGCGATGA
- a CDS encoding DEAD/DEAH box helicase: MSLVDRLPEEIDADPDAIFDAFVEWNSERGLTLYPAQEEALIEVVSGNNVILSTPTGSGKSLVAAGAHFTALTRDVRTFYTAPIKALVSEKFFDLCAVFGTANVGMMTGDASVNPGAPIICCTAEILANVALRDGAAADIGQVVMDEFHFYSEADRGWAWQVPLLELPNVQFILMSATLGDVTRFEEDLTRRTGRPTAVVKNAERPVPLVYSYRMTPLHETLEEMLTTNQYPVYVVHFTQASAMERAQALMSINMSTKAEKEAISAMIGHFRFTTKFGRALSRLVRHGIGVHHAGMLPKYRRLVERLAQAGLLKVICGTDTLGVGVNVPIRTVLFTALSKYDGNKVRRLRAREFHQIAGRAGRAGFDTIGYVVCQAPDHVVENEKALAKIGDDPKRRRGYARKKPPEGFVGWSEETFEKLQSAEPEPLNSRFKVSNAMLLAVINRPGDCFASMKHLLTDNHEDRKWQRRHISQAIAIYRSLLAGGVVEKLDEPDEQGRMARLTIEFREDFALNQALSTFALATLEVLDRESPTYALDMVSIIESILDDPRQILSAQLNKARGEAVAQMKADGIEYEERMELLNEVTYPMPLAELLLAAYETYRQGHPWVGDYTVSPKGVVRDMYERAMTFADYVQFYELARSEGTVLRYLADAYRTLSRTIPDNLKTEDLIDLIEWLGELVRQVDSSLLDEWEQLQNPTGELEAPSLEETTKPVTANTRAFRVLVRNAMFRLVELASLEKEQELAELAPDVDWGAALDAYYADHEEIGTSPDARGPGLLRIQEETEFWRVRQVIADPAGDGDWGIDAQVDLGASDEEGRAIVHVIGLNRL; the protein is encoded by the coding sequence GTGAGCCTTGTAGATCGCCTGCCAGAAGAGATCGATGCCGACCCCGACGCCATCTTCGACGCGTTCGTCGAATGGAACTCCGAACGGGGGCTCACCCTCTATCCGGCGCAGGAGGAGGCGCTGATCGAGGTGGTCTCCGGAAACAACGTGATCCTGTCCACGCCGACGGGGTCGGGAAAGAGCCTGGTCGCCGCCGGAGCGCATTTCACCGCGCTGACCCGGGACGTGCGCACCTTCTACACCGCGCCGATCAAGGCGCTGGTGTCGGAGAAGTTCTTCGACCTGTGCGCCGTCTTCGGCACCGCGAACGTCGGCATGATGACCGGCGACGCGAGCGTCAACCCCGGCGCGCCGATCATCTGCTGCACCGCCGAGATCCTCGCCAACGTCGCGCTGCGTGACGGCGCCGCCGCCGACATCGGCCAGGTCGTGATGGACGAGTTCCACTTCTACTCCGAGGCCGACCGGGGCTGGGCCTGGCAGGTGCCGCTGCTGGAGCTGCCGAACGTCCAGTTCATCCTCATGTCGGCGACGCTGGGCGACGTCACCAGGTTCGAGGAGGACCTGACCCGCCGTACCGGCAGGCCCACCGCCGTCGTCAAGAACGCCGAGCGCCCGGTCCCGCTGGTCTACTCCTACCGGATGACCCCCCTCCACGAGACCCTGGAGGAGATGCTCACCACCAACCAGTATCCGGTCTACGTCGTCCACTTCACCCAGGCCTCGGCCATGGAGCGGGCGCAGGCGCTGATGAGCATCAACATGTCGACCAAGGCCGAGAAGGAGGCGATCTCCGCGATGATCGGCCACTTCCGGTTCACCACCAAGTTCGGCAGGGCCCTGTCCCGTCTCGTACGGCACGGCATCGGCGTCCACCACGCCGGAATGCTCCCGAAATACCGCCGCCTGGTGGAGCGGCTCGCCCAGGCGGGCCTGCTGAAGGTCATCTGCGGCACCGACACGCTGGGCGTCGGCGTCAACGTGCCGATCAGGACCGTGCTGTTCACCGCGCTGTCGAAGTACGACGGCAACAAGGTGCGGCGGCTGCGCGCCCGCGAGTTCCACCAGATCGCCGGCCGGGCCGGGCGGGCGGGCTTCGACACCATCGGCTACGTCGTCTGTCAGGCCCCCGACCACGTCGTCGAGAACGAGAAGGCACTGGCCAAGATCGGTGACGATCCCAAGCGGAGACGCGGCTACGCGCGGAAGAAGCCGCCGGAGGGTTTCGTCGGCTGGAGCGAGGAGACCTTCGAGAAGCTGCAGTCCGCCGAGCCCGAGCCGCTGAACTCCCGTTTCAAGGTCAGCAACGCGATGCTGCTCGCGGTGATCAACCGCCCCGGCGACTGCTTCGCGTCGATGAAGCACCTGCTCACCGACAACCACGAAGATCGGAAGTGGCAGCGGCGGCACATCAGCCAGGCCATCGCGATCTACCGCTCGCTGCTGGCCGGCGGCGTCGTGGAGAAGCTGGACGAGCCCGACGAGCAGGGCCGGATGGCCCGCCTGACCATCGAGTTCCGGGAAGACTTCGCGCTCAACCAGGCGCTGTCCACCTTCGCGCTGGCCACCCTGGAGGTGCTGGACCGGGAGTCGCCGACCTACGCCCTGGACATGGTCTCGATCATCGAGTCCATCCTCGACGACCCCCGCCAGATCCTGTCCGCGCAGCTCAACAAGGCGCGCGGCGAGGCCGTCGCACAGATGAAGGCCGACGGCATCGAATACGAGGAGCGGATGGAGCTCCTCAACGAGGTCACCTATCCGATGCCGCTGGCGGAGCTGCTGCTGGCCGCCTACGAGACCTACCGCCAGGGCCACCCCTGGGTCGGCGACTACACGGTCAGCCCCAAGGGCGTCGTCAGGGACATGTACGAGCGGGCGATGACCTTCGCCGACTACGTCCAGTTCTACGAGCTGGCCAGGTCCGAGGGCACCGTCCTGCGCTATCTCGCCGACGCCTACCGCACCCTGTCGCGGACCATCCCCGACAACCTCAAGACCGAGGACCTGATCGACCTCATCGAGTGGCTCGGCGAGCTGGTCCGCCAGGTCGACTCAAGCCTCCTGGACGAGTGGGAGCAGCTCCAGAACCCGACCGGCGAGCTGGAGGCGCCCTCGCTGGAGGAGACGACCAAGCCGGTCACCGCCAACACCCGCGCGTTCCGCGTGCTGGTCCGCAACGCGATGTTCCGGCTGGTCGAGCTGGCCTCCCTGGAGAAGGAGCAGGAGCTGGCCGAGCTGGCGCCCGACGTGGACTGGGGAGCCGCGCTCGACGCCTACTACGCCGACCACGAGGAGATCGGCACCAGCCCGGACGCCCGCGGCCCCGGCCTGCTCCGCATCCAGGAGGAGACGGAGTTCTGGAGGGTTCGCCAGGTCATCGCCGACCCCGCGGGCGACGGCGACTGGGGCATCGACGCCCAGGTCGACCTGGGCGCCTCCGACGAGGAGGGGCGCGCCATCGTCCACGTCATCGGCCTGAACCGCCTCTGA
- a CDS encoding LacI family DNA-binding transcriptional regulator, with protein sequence MDIAKRTGVSQATVSLVLSGGAVSDQITESTRQAVLAAASELGYSANVAARSLKGGRNHLLGLYTFEPVFPTDQRDFYFPFLMGVEEETARQGYDLLLFSSVGSGDRAIYTGGVNRLKLADGCVLLGRNVRREELAELVQEDFPFVFIGRRELEGVELSYVGADYVTATSDLVAELIRLGHRRILYLRAVEDTEPTRDREAGYRRGLATAGVAVDESLIRELADPADLSPEFVEHWTGTAGVTTILVEPSEDNRLTTALDVTSAAARVRFPGECSIALLGDPPSWTPELRDWTRFSLPRAEMGRVAVQILVDLLSDPHSAPQQVTVPCSFVPGDSIGPAPDRMWSR encoded by the coding sequence GTGGACATCGCCAAGCGCACCGGTGTCTCGCAGGCGACCGTGTCGCTCGTCCTCAGCGGCGGCGCGGTCAGTGACCAGATCACCGAGTCGACGCGGCAGGCGGTCCTCGCGGCGGCCTCCGAGCTGGGCTACTCGGCCAACGTCGCCGCCCGCAGCCTCAAGGGCGGCCGCAACCACCTGCTGGGCCTGTACACGTTCGAGCCCGTCTTCCCGACCGACCAGCGCGACTTCTACTTCCCGTTCCTGATGGGCGTCGAGGAGGAGACCGCACGGCAGGGCTACGACCTGCTGCTGTTCAGCTCGGTCGGCTCGGGAGACCGGGCGATATACACCGGCGGGGTGAACCGCCTGAAGCTCGCCGACGGCTGTGTGCTGCTTGGTCGCAACGTGCGACGCGAGGAGTTGGCCGAGCTGGTCCAGGAGGACTTCCCGTTCGTCTTCATCGGCCGCCGCGAGCTCGAGGGCGTCGAGCTGTCCTACGTCGGGGCCGACTACGTGACGGCCACCAGCGACCTCGTCGCGGAGCTGATTCGCCTGGGGCACCGGCGAATCCTCTACTTACGCGCGGTCGAGGACACCGAGCCCACCCGCGACCGCGAAGCGGGTTACCGGCGGGGCCTTGCCACGGCCGGGGTCGCGGTGGACGAGTCGCTGATCCGCGAGCTCGCCGACCCCGCCGATCTGTCGCCCGAGTTCGTCGAGCACTGGACAGGCACGGCCGGCGTCACCACGATCCTCGTCGAGCCGAGCGAGGACAACCGGCTGACCACCGCCCTGGATGTGACCAGCGCGGCGGCCAGGGTCCGCTTCCCCGGCGAATGCTCGATCGCGTTGCTCGGTGACCCGCCGTCGTGGACTCCGGAACTGCGGGACTGGACCCGCTTCTCCCTGCCCCGTGCGGAGATGGGCCGCGTGGCCGTGCAGATCCTGGTCGACCTGCTCAGCGATCCGCACAGCGCTCCCCAGCAGGTCACCGTGCCGTGCAGCTTCGTGCCCGGCGATTCCATCGGTCCCGCTCCCGACCGGATGTGGTCGCGGTGA
- a CDS encoding ABC transporter permease yields MSRAATLPRQVATRRRWGAPARVPYVVIAMYVLVAVIGPLVIDYDPVHTPLPDRLLAPGAQTVSGGVAWLGTDALGRDILAQIVYGARTSLSIGLATVLVACLVGVGIGIVAGYARGWLDAVLARIIDVLQAFPAILLAIVIAGVFARSVLVVVLALSVTAWISFARVTRGVALSLRERAWVDAARVMGVPIWSIIVRHVLPFTLGPVVALATLEFALVVLAEAGLSFLGIGLPSTTVSWGQTIANGQQYLETAWWISTLPGIALSLLIINIGILGDQLTARYGHRRRRT; encoded by the coding sequence ATGAGCCGGGCCGCGACCCTGCCCCGACAGGTCGCGACGCGCCGGCGCTGGGGTGCGCCGGCCCGCGTGCCGTACGTGGTGATCGCGATGTACGTGCTGGTGGCGGTGATCGGGCCGCTCGTCATCGATTACGACCCGGTGCACACCCCGTTGCCCGACCGCCTGCTCGCCCCTGGCGCGCAGACCGTGTCCGGCGGCGTCGCCTGGCTCGGCACCGACGCGCTCGGCCGGGACATCCTCGCGCAGATCGTCTACGGCGCCCGCACGTCACTGTCGATCGGGCTCGCGACGGTGCTGGTCGCATGCCTGGTCGGGGTCGGGATCGGCATCGTCGCCGGCTATGCCCGCGGCTGGCTGGACGCGGTGCTGGCCCGGATCATCGACGTACTGCAGGCGTTCCCTGCGATCCTCCTCGCGATCGTGATCGCCGGCGTGTTCGCCCGCAGTGTCCTGGTGGTGGTCCTCGCGCTGTCGGTGACGGCCTGGATCTCCTTCGCCAGAGTCACCCGCGGCGTCGCGCTGTCGCTGCGCGAGCGGGCGTGGGTCGACGCGGCTCGGGTGATGGGCGTGCCGATCTGGTCGATCATCGTCCGGCACGTGCTGCCCTTTACCCTCGGCCCGGTCGTCGCGCTGGCCACGCTCGAGTTCGCCCTCGTCGTGCTGGCCGAGGCAGGCCTGAGCTTCCTCGGCATCGGACTGCCATCCACGACCGTTTCGTGGGGACAGACCATCGCGAACGGCCAGCAGTATCTGGAGACCGCCTGGTGGATCTCGACGCTGCCGGGCATCGCGTTGTCCCTGCTGATCATAAACATCGGCATTCTCGGCGACCAGCTCACCGCTCGTTACGGGCACCGTCGCCGCCGGACCTGA
- a CDS encoding ABC transporter permease: MVVRRLLIGVFVMWGAASVIFVIVRAAPGDPAAVFLGPDASKEQIDRLTAALGLNRPLYEQYFGYLGDVLRLDFGQSYRLGRPAMDAVLERLPATIDLTLTATVIAVVVGLVLGLIAGSRSGGVVDRVVSAATIALQSFPTFWVGIMLVLTFALGLRLLPSAGVGTPAHLVLPAVTLAFPFTAIVARLTRSSVTEAMREPYVQTARSKGLTERQVLLGHALRNSLIPVVTIVGLQMGALMGGAVIVENVFAWPGLGSLVVDAVANRDYAVVQAVTLLIAGIVMVLNIVADVFYTRLDPRIRTEAGS, translated from the coding sequence ATGGTGGTGCGCCGCCTGCTGATCGGCGTGTTCGTGATGTGGGGCGCGGCATCGGTCATCTTCGTCATCGTGCGCGCCGCGCCGGGCGACCCTGCGGCGGTGTTCCTCGGGCCGGACGCGAGCAAGGAGCAGATCGACCGGCTCACCGCGGCGCTCGGACTGAACCGGCCGCTGTACGAGCAGTACTTCGGCTACCTCGGCGACGTGCTGCGGTTGGACTTCGGCCAGTCCTACCGGCTCGGCCGCCCGGCGATGGACGCGGTGCTTGAGCGGCTGCCCGCGACGATCGACCTCACGCTCACCGCGACGGTCATCGCCGTCGTCGTCGGTCTTGTACTCGGGCTCATCGCGGGCAGCCGGTCCGGCGGCGTGGTGGACCGGGTGGTGTCCGCGGCGACGATCGCGCTGCAGTCCTTCCCCACGTTCTGGGTGGGGATCATGCTGGTCCTGACCTTCGCGCTCGGCCTGCGGCTGCTGCCGAGCGCCGGGGTCGGCACACCCGCACATCTGGTGCTGCCGGCGGTGACGCTGGCCTTCCCCTTCACCGCCATCGTCGCCCGCCTCACCAGAAGCAGTGTCACGGAGGCGATGCGCGAGCCGTACGTCCAGACGGCACGGTCCAAGGGGCTCACCGAGCGACAGGTCCTGCTGGGACACGCGCTGCGCAACTCGCTCATCCCAGTCGTGACGATCGTCGGGTTGCAGATGGGCGCGCTCATGGGCGGCGCGGTGATCGTGGAGAACGTCTTCGCCTGGCCGGGGCTCGGCTCACTGGTCGTCGACGCGGTCGCCAACCGCGACTACGCCGTGGTGCAGGCGGTGACCCTGCTGATCGCCGGCATCGTCATGGTGCTCAACATCGTCGCCGACGTGTTCTACACCCGGCTGGACCCGCGCATCCGTACGGAGGCCGGGTCATGA
- a CDS encoding CGNR zinc finger domain-containing protein, which translates to MFDRPGCGMAYVDTSRNGRRRFRTTRCANRVYVADHRSRHP; encoded by the coding sequence GTGTTCGACCGCCCCGGCTGCGGCATGGCCTACGTGGACACCTCCCGCAACGGCAGGCGGCGTTTCCGCACCACCCGCTGCGCCAACCGGGTGTACGTCGCCGACCACCGGAGCCGCCACCCGTGA
- a CDS encoding AraC family transcriptional regulator codes for MISVDLVPRLGPTVADYPPGSAFGPRDARSYQFVWLLRGSATWLWDDVLLPLTPGKLLLVQPGMRDSFRWDTRTPTRHAYVHFTLTGHAQADWPLVRDLTGRHDPMGALCRYLLWLGTECPPGWQVQAGETLRLLVLIFLAGPAQTDSTPATLPEPVVAMMRAVREHWSDGLARPIPMRRLATAAQVSPSTLCRTFRRRFGVGPVAAIELLRLARAEPLLWQSNLSMHAIAVQCGFADAYHFSRRFRAIYGMAPTTFRFTAPETAPPSPVESGGLAALQSLLPGT; via the coding sequence ATGATCTCCGTCGACCTGGTGCCCCGCCTCGGGCCCACCGTCGCGGACTACCCGCCGGGCTCGGCCTTCGGTCCGCGGGACGCCAGGTCGTACCAGTTCGTCTGGCTCCTTCGGGGCAGCGCCACCTGGCTGTGGGACGACGTCCTGCTACCGCTGACCCCGGGAAAGCTGCTACTCGTCCAGCCGGGAATGCGCGACTCGTTCCGCTGGGACACCCGTACCCCGACCCGGCACGCGTACGTGCACTTCACGCTCACCGGTCATGCGCAAGCCGACTGGCCGCTGGTGCGGGACCTGACAGGCCGGCACGACCCGATGGGTGCCCTGTGCCGGTACCTGCTCTGGCTGGGTACCGAGTGCCCGCCGGGGTGGCAGGTCCAAGCCGGCGAAACGCTCCGCCTGCTGGTGCTGATCTTCCTGGCCGGTCCCGCGCAGACGGACTCCACACCGGCGACCCTGCCGGAACCGGTCGTCGCGATGATGCGCGCGGTGCGCGAGCACTGGTCCGACGGGCTGGCGAGGCCGATCCCGATGCGACGACTCGCCACGGCCGCCCAGGTCTCGCCGAGCACGCTGTGCCGCACGTTCCGCCGGCGGTTCGGCGTCGGCCCGGTCGCCGCGATCGAGCTGCTGCGTCTGGCCAGAGCCGAACCGCTGTTGTGGCAGAGCAACCTGTCCATGCACGCGATCGCCGTACAGTGCGGCTTCGCCGACGCCTACCACTTCTCCCGCAGATTCCGCGCGATCTACGGGATGGCACCGACCACGTTCCGCTTCACCGCGCCGGAGACCGCACCACCGTCACCGGTCGAGTCCGGCGGCCTCGCGGCGCTGCAGTCACTCCTCCCCGGAACTTGA
- a CDS encoding DUF2087 domain-containing protein, with amino-acid sequence MSDDAIKQVLGLLYQEDTLRVLAALVLNGVPEGSGLDGDATRRALDRLERGGLIVREDDGRWQVRRARFRELLHATAKPVPSASPEEKVLQSFLVEGRLRSIPSKRDKQLIVLNYIAQVFEPGVRYSEKEVNVALRAFHDDYAALRRYLVDDQLLSRENNVYWRSGGSVEP; translated from the coding sequence ATGAGCGACGATGCGATCAAACAGGTGCTGGGCCTGCTGTACCAGGAAGACACGCTGCGGGTGCTGGCGGCGTTGGTGTTGAACGGCGTCCCGGAGGGGTCCGGACTGGACGGGGACGCGACCCGACGCGCACTGGACCGGCTCGAACGCGGCGGCCTGATCGTGCGTGAGGACGACGGCCGGTGGCAGGTGCGGCGGGCGCGGTTCCGCGAGCTGCTGCACGCCACGGCCAAACCGGTGCCCTCGGCCTCTCCCGAGGAGAAGGTGCTGCAGTCGTTCCTCGTCGAGGGACGGCTCCGGTCGATTCCCAGCAAGCGTGACAAGCAACTGATCGTGCTGAACTACATCGCCCAGGTCTTCGAGCCGGGCGTCCGTTATTCGGAGAAGGAGGTGAACGTCGCGCTGCGGGCCTTCCACGACGACTACGCGGCGTTGCGCCGCTATCTCGTCGACGACCAGCTGCTGAGCAGGGAGAACAACGTCTACTGGCGCAGCGGCGGCTCGGTCGAGCCCTGA
- a CDS encoding ABC transporter ATP-binding protein, which yields MTVQRPQEAGTANPVPDGPLLRIDGLVVDLPTPDGGAEDAIRIVDGVSFDVLAGTTVGLIGESGSGKTMTALAVIGLLPDGATTGGELLWRGEDLLRSGPDRRRRVRGHEISMIFQDPLAALNPSLTIGRQVGEILRRDGRPRAEVRRAVVDLLDRAGVPEPARRMDSYPHQFSGGLRQRAMIALALAGSPSLLLADEPTTALDVTVQARILRLLRSIQQEQGLAMLLVSHDLRVVAHVADQVVVMYAGRVAERGPAGAALRRPAHPYTRALVASVPAVRTRTALADPLPGTPATPANRPFACAFHPRCPLARDRCRVEVPAVREVAPGRWSACHFAEEVLDR from the coding sequence GTGACAGTGCAGCGGCCTCAGGAGGCCGGCACGGCGAACCCGGTGCCGGACGGCCCTCTGCTGCGAATCGACGGGCTGGTCGTCGACCTGCCCACTCCGGACGGCGGCGCCGAGGACGCGATCCGCATCGTGGACGGCGTGTCGTTCGACGTGCTCGCGGGCACCACGGTCGGCCTGATCGGCGAGTCGGGCAGCGGCAAGACGATGACCGCACTCGCGGTGATCGGTCTGCTACCCGACGGCGCCACGACCGGCGGCGAGTTGCTGTGGCGTGGGGAGGACCTGCTGCGGTCCGGCCCCGACCGGCGGCGGCGGGTCCGGGGCCACGAGATATCGATGATCTTCCAGGACCCACTCGCCGCGCTGAACCCGAGCCTGACCATCGGCCGGCAGGTGGGCGAGATCCTGCGGCGGGACGGGCGGCCACGTGCCGAGGTACGGCGCGCGGTGGTCGACCTACTCGACCGGGCCGGGGTGCCGGAGCCGGCGCGGCGGATGGACAGCTATCCCCACCAGTTCTCCGGCGGACTGCGGCAGCGCGCCATGATCGCCCTCGCCCTGGCCGGCAGCCCCTCACTGCTGCTCGCCGACGAGCCGACCACCGCGCTCGACGTCACCGTTCAGGCCAGGATCCTGCGCCTGCTCCGCTCGATCCAGCAGGAGCAGGGATTGGCGATGCTGCTGGTCAGCCACGACCTCCGGGTGGTCGCACACGTCGCCGACCAGGTGGTGGTCATGTACGCCGGACGCGTCGCCGAGCGCGGGCCGGCCGGCGCCGCACTGCGGCGCCCGGCACATCCCTACACGCGGGCACTGGTGGCGAGCGTGCCGGCGGTGCGCACCCGCACCGCGCTCGCCGACCCGCTTCCCGGAACGCCCGCGACGCCCGCCAACCGGCCGTTCGCGTGCGCGTTCCATCCGCGGTGCCCGCTCGCCCGGGACCGGTGTCGCGTCGAGGTGCCGGCGGTTCGCGAGGTCGCTCCGGGCCGATGGAGCGCCTGTCACTTCGCCGAGGAGGTGCTCGACCGATGA